From the genome of Candidatus Rhodoluna planktonica:
TATGTCTGCTGCTGACCACAGCTGAAGATGGCAGTTTGGCGCTAGAACGAGTAAAAGCCGTAGCCGAAAATATTGACGGATTCAAACTAAGCGAAATTGATCTAGAACTCAGACGTGAAGGCGATGTTCTCGGCCTGAGGCAGTCCGGCGGAAAATCAAGTTTGCGACTGTTGCGAGTAGTTGCTGACGCCAAAACAATTCAGCAGGCTCGAGAAATTGCGCTAGAAGTATTTCAAAAAGACCCAGCTCTGACTGCTCACCCAAATCTCGCCGCGGCCTTGGCGCGAATCGAAGAAGAGGCGAGCGCCAATTTGGCGAAGTCCTAGATTCGGCTTCGCCCGCGCCTAACATTCGGCTTCGCCCGTGCCTAACATTCGGCTTCGCCCGTGCCTAACATTCGGCTTCGCCAAATCCCATAAATTGGGCTAGCGTTTTACCCATGTCTTCCATCGCGGTTTATCCGGGCTCTTTTGACCCTGTGACTCTCGGTCACCTTGACATAGCGGCTCGCGCGGCAAAACTTTTTGCCGAACTGCACATCGTTGTGGTGCACAATCCCGCAAAGACGGCATCGCTTCCCAGTGCGGTGCGAATCGAACTTATTCGAGAGGGGCTTCAAGAAGCCGGAGTTCGTGCAAACAACATCAAGATTGACACCTTGGATGGGGGCTTGCTAGTCGACTACTGCACCATGGTGGGAGCTCGGGCATTGATTAAGGGTTTTAGAAGCAATGCCGACCTCGACTACGAATTACCGATGGCTCAGGTTAATCGCGATTTGGCAGACGTCGAATCAATTTTCTTGCCGGCAAATCCGCAGTACGGCTATGTTTCCAGCTCATTGGTCAAGCAGGTATTCAGTTTGGGAGGCGATGTTTCGGGTTACGTCACGAAATCTGTCGAACGAGCGTTAGCATCTTCTTCGGCAAATCGAAAGTAGAACCATGTCCGAACACCCCTATCGAATAAACGTGCACGACCTCATGCACCGACCCGGTCAGATGCGTGAGTTAGAGCTCGACTTTGAAATTCCCAGCGATCTAGGCGAAAGCATTGTCCGCGTCAATAAAGGCACAGTTCTTGAACTTGATCTTCGTTTAGAGTCTGTGCACGAGGGTATTTTGGCCACCGCCGACCTTTTCACCAAGGCCAGCGGTGAATGCAGTAGATGCCTCGATCCGCTCAACATCCCGCTTGAGGTAGATTTTCAAGAGCTTTTCGCCTATTCTTTTACTAACGAGGATGAGTTTGTTGTGCAGGACGAGCAGATCGATCTTGAGCAAGCCATCCGTGATGCGGTAGTTCTAAGCCTTCCCTACCACCCACTCTGTTCAACCGACTGTCTTGGTCTGTGCCCAGAATGTGGCGTGAAGTTGGCCGACAACCCGCAGCATGCGCACGAAAAAGCGATTGATTCGCGATGGAGTGCCCTAGAAGGTTTTAGCAAAAAGGAAGAGTAGTACCATGCCAGTACCAAAGAGACGACTATCTCGTTCACGCACCCACTCACGTCGTTCACAGTGGAAGGCTGCCGAGGTTACCTTGGTGAAGACCATTGAGAACGGAAAGACCGTTTACAGCATGCCTCACCGCGCAAAGCTTGTTGAAGACTCTGCAGGCAACGCGCTGTTCCTTGAGTACAAGGGCCGCAAGGTCGCTGACGCCTAAAGTTTGAAGTCATGAACCTCAACGTTCTATGCGAACGCCTAGGCGTTGAGGTCGAGCACCGACTGCTTGAAACTGCACTAACTCATCGCTCATACTCTTATGAGCAGGGCAACGTACCCAACAACGAACGTCTTGAATTTCTAGGCGATGCGGTGTTGGGTTTTGTCGTTACAGAGCACATTTATCGACTTTTGCCTGACCTGGATGAGGGTGAACTCACCAAAGTCAAAAATGCCGTGGTCTCGGTTTATGCCTTGGCCGATGTGGCAAATCAAATCGGTCTCGGCGAATTTCTAAAATTGGGCCGCGGTGAAGAGTTGACTGGCGGGCGTTCGAAAATCAACCTACTCGCCGACGGATTTGAGGCCGTACTGGGGGCGGTTTTGATGTCGAATGGCCTCCCTGCTGCCACAGCCCTGATCGATAAATACATTTTTCCGCTGTTAGCCGATACCGATTCACTGCGTGCAAATTCTGATCCCAAAACCACTTTGCAAGAGCTTCTGCAGTCCAGCGGCAAAGACCTATTGCATTACGCCGTCACGCACGAAGGCCCAGATCATGATCGAACCTTTTTTGCTGAGGCAGTTTTCGAAGGCAGAGTAATCGGCGCTGGCAGCGCTAGGTCGAAAAAATTGGCTGAAACAGCGGCCGCGATCGACGCCGTGTCGCGACTTAAAAATGTTGAAGAGAAAAATAAGTAATGCCAGAGTTACCCGAGGTTGAGACGGTTAGAGCCGGATTAGCCCCTTATCTAACCGGCGCCAAAATTCTCGCTGTTGACATTCATGATGCTCGTTCTTTGAAACGCCATCCTG
Proteins encoded in this window:
- the coaD gene encoding pantetheine-phosphate adenylyltransferase encodes the protein MSSIAVYPGSFDPVTLGHLDIAARAAKLFAELHIVVVHNPAKTASLPSAVRIELIREGLQEAGVRANNIKIDTLDGGLLVDYCTMVGARALIKGFRSNADLDYELPMAQVNRDLADVESIFLPANPQYGYVSSSLVKQVFSLGGDVSGYVTKSVERALASSSANRK
- a CDS encoding YceD family protein — its product is MSEHPYRINVHDLMHRPGQMRELELDFEIPSDLGESIVRVNKGTVLELDLRLESVHEGILATADLFTKASGECSRCLDPLNIPLEVDFQELFAYSFTNEDEFVVQDEQIDLEQAIRDAVVLSLPYHPLCSTDCLGLCPECGVKLADNPQHAHEKAIDSRWSALEGFSKKEE
- the rpmF gene encoding 50S ribosomal protein L32, encoding MPVPKRRLSRSRTHSRRSQWKAAEVTLVKTIENGKTVYSMPHRAKLVEDSAGNALFLEYKGRKVADA
- the rnc gene encoding ribonuclease III, coding for MNLNVLCERLGVEVEHRLLETALTHRSYSYEQGNVPNNERLEFLGDAVLGFVVTEHIYRLLPDLDEGELTKVKNAVVSVYALADVANQIGLGEFLKLGRGEELTGGRSKINLLADGFEAVLGAVLMSNGLPAATALIDKYIFPLLADTDSLRANSDPKTTLQELLQSSGKDLLHYAVTHEGPDHDRTFFAEAVFEGRVIGAGSARSKKLAETAAAIDAVSRLKNVEEKNK